A portion of the Mesobacillus sp. AQ2 genome contains these proteins:
- a CDS encoding asparagine synthase-related protein has product MSAIAGIIHLKKEPVPFEHGRNIMKGLEKFPADDIQVWHKHNAFIGNHAQWITPESVGEQQPFYDSERQCVITADAIIDNREELFEKLQVERSKQKHMPDSQLILLAYYKWGEESPKHLVGDFAYMIWDERNQKLFGARDFSGSRTLYYYKDDERFAFCTTIMPLFTLPGVKKELNEQWMAEFLAIPVNFESVEPTSTTYKRIEQLAPSHSISLKNERVQLSRYCYLMEGNKELKLKSDEEYETAFRDMFEKAVKSRIRTHHNVGAHLSGGLDSGSVVSFASKALKQENKKLNTFSYIPVDGFEDWTHKSRVADESPYIKATVNHVGNINDHYLSFEDRSPYTEIDDWLDTLEMPYKFFENTFWLRGMYEQAQNQNIGVLLNGQRGNWTISWGPVLDFYAILMKKIKWIKLYQELNQYSRNMGVHKSKIMAAARKKAFPFLYSLINTEEPFHFPTIINPDFAKQTDVFNKLHVQGIDVSLSKLPTAYEVRDRQFRQLYYWNITGTYGAKFSLRYSVWDRDPTNDLRLIKFCLSVPENQFVSQGLDRSLIRRATKEYLPDKVRLNMSSRGVQGADGVHRMSHNWNTFIGELEKMSSDAVTMNFLDTQVIKTAIAKIKDNSNPEYAFDFDFRILMRSLIVHRFIKKLS; this is encoded by the coding sequence ATGAGCGCAATTGCAGGAATCATACATTTAAAAAAAGAGCCAGTTCCCTTCGAGCATGGAAGGAACATAATGAAAGGCCTCGAAAAATTCCCGGCAGACGATATCCAAGTCTGGCACAAACACAATGCCTTCATTGGAAATCATGCGCAATGGATCACTCCAGAATCCGTCGGAGAGCAGCAACCCTTCTATGATTCCGAAAGACAATGCGTGATCACTGCAGATGCCATCATCGATAATCGCGAAGAATTGTTCGAAAAGCTGCAAGTCGAGCGATCAAAACAGAAACACATGCCAGACAGCCAGCTCATTTTGCTAGCTTACTATAAATGGGGAGAAGAATCTCCAAAACACCTTGTAGGCGACTTCGCTTATATGATCTGGGATGAGAGAAACCAGAAACTATTTGGTGCGAGGGATTTTTCAGGGTCACGGACTTTGTATTATTACAAAGATGATGAGAGATTTGCTTTTTGTACTACTATTATGCCTCTTTTTACGTTGCCTGGGGTTAAGAAGGAATTGAATGAGCAGTGGATGGCAGAGTTTTTGGCTATACCAGTTAACTTTGAATCAGTTGAGCCGACTTCCACTACTTATAAACGAATAGAACAGTTGGCTCCTTCTCACTCTATTAGTTTGAAGAATGAAAGGGTTCAGTTATCTAGATATTGTTACCTTATGGAAGGTAATAAGGAATTAAAACTAAAATCAGATGAAGAGTATGAAACAGCCTTTCGGGATATGTTTGAAAAAGCTGTTAAATCTAGAATTAGAACACATCATAATGTAGGAGCGCACTTAAGTGGGGGATTAGATTCAGGGTCAGTAGTAAGCTTTGCATCAAAAGCATTAAAACAAGAAAATAAAAAATTGAATACATTTAGTTATATCCCGGTTGATGGATTTGAAGATTGGACCCATAAAAGCAGAGTTGCCGATGAAAGTCCCTATATAAAAGCTACTGTAAACCATGTTGGAAATATCAATGATCATTATTTGAGTTTTGAAGATAGAAGTCCATATACTGAGATTGATGATTGGCTAGATACTTTGGAAATGCCTTATAAGTTCTTTGAGAATACGTTCTGGCTGAGAGGAATGTATGAGCAAGCTCAAAATCAAAATATAGGTGTTCTACTGAATGGACAGCGAGGAAATTGGACTATTTCTTGGGGTCCGGTGTTAGATTTTTATGCTATTTTAATGAAAAAAATCAAATGGATAAAACTTTATCAAGAACTAAATCAATATAGCAGAAACATGGGTGTACATAAATCAAAAATTATGGCAGCCGCTCGAAAAAAGGCCTTCCCTTTTTTATATAGTTTGATTAATACTGAAGAGCCTTTTCATTTTCCAACAATTATTAACCCAGACTTTGCAAAACAAACTGACGTTTTCAATAAACTTCATGTTCAGGGGATCGATGTTTCCCTTTCTAAACTTCCAACAGCTTATGAAGTAAGGGATAGACAGTTTAGGCAACTTTATTATTGGAATATAACGGGGACTTACGGGGCGAAATTTTCCTTGAGGTATTCCGTATGGGACAGAGATCCGACCAATGATTTACGTCTAATCAAGTTTTGTTTATCAGTACCTGAGAATCAATTCGTGAGTCAAGGGTTAGATCGTTCGCTTATCAGAAGGGCAACAAAAGAGTATTTACCGGATAAAGTTAGACTCAATATGAGTTCAAGAGGTGTGCAAGGCGCTGATGGAGTTCATCGAATGTCTCATAATTGGAACACTTTTATAGGGGAATTGGAAAAAATGAGTAGTGATGCTGTAACTATGAATTTCTTGGATACTCAAGTTATTAAAACAGCGATAGCAAAGATAAAAGATAACTCTAACCCTGAATATGCATTTGACTTTGATTTTAGGATTTTAATGCGCAGTTTAATAGTTCATCGCTTTATAAAAAAACTTTCTTGA
- a CDS encoding paeninodin family lasso peptide, with translation MKKQWQRPELEVLNVSMTMAGPGIKTPDATQPDVDEMVHFS, from the coding sequence ATGAAAAAGCAATGGCAAAGACCTGAATTAGAAGTACTTAATGTTAGCATGACAATGGCAGGACCAGGGATTAAGACCCCAGATGCCACTCAACCAGATGTTGATGAAATGGTTCACTTCAGTTAA
- a CDS encoding aldolase — MIGAKAKMVYHAFGLKIKSTIPLPELVVSEESFEMNEVNIDIAELNELWAEKEIQPGKFFVDDQMVMFRIPETATFLIEKGEKILVSPMKESDDNKIRLYILGTCMGALLMQRKVMALHGSAIAIDGKAYAFIGHSGAGKSTLASTFVNHGYQLLSDDIIPVVMDKEGCPFVIPTYPQQKLWQESLQNFGMDSSVFTPLFERETKFAIPVHSSYCKEQLPLAGVFEITRAEEDRVKIGPIQSLERFETLYNHTFRYSLIQLLGLMEWHFTESAGIIKKIKMYQVQRPIDGFTAPEMVEKILKELC, encoded by the coding sequence ATGATTGGAGCAAAAGCAAAAATGGTTTATCACGCCTTTGGCCTAAAAATCAAAAGCACTATTCCCTTACCAGAATTAGTTGTTTCAGAAGAATCATTTGAAATGAATGAAGTAAATATCGATATTGCAGAATTAAATGAATTATGGGCAGAAAAAGAGATTCAACCAGGGAAATTCTTTGTGGATGATCAGATGGTCATGTTTCGTATTCCTGAAACTGCTACGTTTCTAATAGAAAAAGGTGAAAAAATCCTGGTGTCCCCCATGAAAGAATCTGACGATAACAAGATTCGTCTCTATATTCTCGGAACTTGTATGGGTGCGTTACTTATGCAAAGGAAAGTGATGGCACTACATGGAAGTGCTATTGCAATCGATGGAAAGGCATATGCATTTATTGGACATTCTGGTGCAGGAAAGTCTACTCTGGCTTCAACATTTGTTAATCATGGATATCAGCTTTTAAGCGATGATATTATACCTGTAGTAATGGATAAGGAAGGATGTCCTTTCGTTATACCTACATACCCTCAACAGAAATTATGGCAGGAAAGCCTTCAGAATTTTGGGATGGATTCCTCTGTTTTTACTCCATTATTCGAAAGAGAAACAAAGTTCGCTATTCCTGTCCACTCCAGTTACTGCAAGGAGCAACTACCGCTTGCGGGAGTATTTGAGATCACAAGAGCAGAGGAAGACCGTGTAAAGATAGGACCAATTCAAAGTCTGGAAAGGTTTGAAACACTATACAATCATACTTTTCGATACTCCTTAATCCAGCTTCTGGGGCTAATGGAGTGGCACTTTACAGAATCGGCAGGGATTATAAAAAAGATTAAAATGTACCAAGTTCAACGCCCTATCGATGGTTTTACAGCACCTGAGATGGTGGAGAAAATCTTAAAGGAATTATGTTAG
- a CDS encoding lasso peptide biosynthesis PqqD family chaperone, whose amino-acid sequence MLIKEKLTVESKIVQKPGSIVSDMDGEKVMLNMDNGNYYNLGEIGGAIWEIIKEPISIDELINNLLVEYEVDKSDCENHVISFANKLYSEGLISAVNR is encoded by the coding sequence ATGCTGATAAAAGAAAAACTAACAGTGGAAAGTAAAATCGTTCAGAAGCCGGGAAGTATCGTTAGTGATATGGATGGAGAGAAAGTGATGCTTAATATGGATAATGGAAATTACTATAACCTAGGTGAAATTGGTGGAGCTATTTGGGAAATTATAAAAGAACCAATTTCTATTGATGAGTTAATTAATAATCTTCTTGTAGAATATGAAGTTGATAAATCAGATTGTGAGAATCATGTAATCTCATTTGCAAATAAATTATATTCAGAAGGTTTAATTTCCGCTGTAAACAGGTGA
- a CDS encoding lasso peptide biosynthesis B2 protein has protein sequence MLFPQKLITIFHLSRTEKLLFLEAILFLALARFLKVIPFKRLTRTLGNHMCESSFQEDPSLYGTIKSISCAIHIMSRYTFWESKCLVKAIAGMKMLQRRGIESTLYLGTAKDEDGKMIAHAWLRSGSYYVCGAEEMKRFTVISKFANK, from the coding sequence ATGCTATTTCCTCAAAAACTAATAACGATATTCCATTTGAGCAGGACGGAAAAATTGCTTTTTTTAGAGGCCATTCTGTTCCTAGCGTTGGCGCGTTTCCTTAAAGTAATACCGTTTAAGCGGTTAACACGCACTTTAGGTAATCACATGTGTGAATCCTCTTTTCAAGAAGATCCTTCCCTATACGGCACTATTAAATCGATATCATGTGCTATTCATATCATGAGCAGATATACATTCTGGGAAAGTAAATGTTTAGTAAAAGCAATAGCAGGCATGAAAATGCTGCAAAGACGGGGAATTGAAAGTACATTGTATCTAGGAACAGCAAAAGATGAAGATGGGAAAATGATTGCCCATGCTTGGCTGCGAAGTGGTTCATATTACGTTTGTGGTGCAGAAGAAATGAAACGGTTTACCGTAATAAGCAAGTTTGCGAATAAATAA
- a CDS encoding nucleotidyltransferase family protein translates to MENMVERKYFSKELQLLLFILDSKIDDKNLSNEKERFRDINWDHFLQLTLHHRVYPILYTKLKGINCSLIPAKVLGKLQHYYQKNIFQMLMLTGESESISSTFIAEKIRTIFLKGSTLGEYLYGDLSLRTSSDIDILIPIEDLERAEMTLLKLGYVKDDYILTVLNDWKWRHHHITFIHPQKKIKVEIHWRLNPGPSWNPSFEDLWERKNKSTITDIPLYMLGKEDLFVFLVSHGARHGWSRLRWLVDIDRLVSKDLNWNAIKSLLKKYHLTAIGGQALFLSSELLNSDSPHELKGISNSKRSKRLAEGALFYIKQLVNLHVEPLPEEIANYHKSHLFLLMSFKQKVLFILSFLYPYPEDAQALPLPKALHFLYFPLRPFLWVIRRKRKQALLQEDIT, encoded by the coding sequence ATGGAAAATATGGTTGAAAGAAAATATTTTTCAAAAGAATTACAGCTCCTGCTTTTTATCTTGGATTCTAAAATAGACGATAAGAATCTCTCGAATGAGAAAGAGAGATTTAGAGATATTAACTGGGATCATTTTTTACAGCTAACACTTCATCATCGTGTTTACCCTATACTTTATACTAAGTTAAAGGGGATAAATTGCAGCCTTATCCCTGCAAAGGTATTAGGAAAGCTGCAGCATTATTATCAAAAAAACATTTTTCAAATGCTAATGCTGACAGGAGAATCAGAAAGTATATCCAGCACTTTTATTGCCGAGAAAATCCGAACAATTTTTTTAAAAGGTTCTACTCTTGGCGAATATTTGTATGGGGATCTTTCTTTAAGGACATCTTCTGATATTGATATTCTTATACCAATTGAAGATTTAGAACGAGCTGAGATGACGCTCTTAAAACTTGGATATGTAAAAGACGATTATATACTGACTGTCCTGAATGATTGGAAATGGAGACATCATCATATCACTTTCATCCATCCGCAAAAGAAAATAAAGGTGGAAATACACTGGAGATTGAACCCAGGTCCGTCATGGAATCCGTCATTTGAAGATTTATGGGAAAGAAAGAACAAAAGTACGATCACCGATATACCTTTGTATATGTTAGGTAAGGAAGATTTATTTGTTTTTTTGGTTTCACATGGAGCACGCCATGGTTGGTCGCGGCTTCGCTGGCTGGTAGATATAGACAGGTTGGTTAGTAAAGATTTGAACTGGAACGCTATTAAAAGTCTGCTAAAAAAGTATCATCTCACCGCAATAGGAGGGCAGGCCCTTTTCCTTTCTTCGGAATTGTTGAATTCTGACAGTCCACACGAACTAAAGGGAATATCCAACTCGAAAAGATCAAAAAGACTGGCTGAAGGAGCCTTATTTTACATTAAGCAATTAGTTAATCTCCATGTCGAACCTTTACCTGAAGAGATTGCAAACTACCATAAAAGTCATTTGTTTTTATTAATGTCGTTTAAGCAAAAAGTATTATTTATTCTTAGTTTCCTATATCCATATCCAGAGGATGCTCAAGCTTTGCCATTGCCAAAGGCCCTTCATTTTTTATATTTTCCTTTAAGGCCATTTCTTTGGGTAATTAGAAGGAAAAGGAAGCAGGCGTTGTTACAGGAGGATATTACATGA
- a CDS encoding ABC transporter ATP-binding protein has protein sequence MKHFLYYIQRLFTYSGSILYWNIVGMALIGFIEGLSVLLLVPLLSESGVMNLDLEIYTGPIGFWESMPNALKFPFILLTYVILITGQNLVDRNLNIRNVKIAHGFIGKIRIDTYNALLNANWGFFTRKRKSDLINIMTIELARVSGGVYQFIQLLTTIIFSIIQIGFALWLSAKMTVFVIFSGLILSLVSRKFIKQAKKLGRKTSLLSQKYLAGITDQLNGIKDIKSNALEETQMSWLQSVVQGMYSEQVEYINNKISSQLFYKISSAILIAIFIFFSVKMFNSQPSQFLLIIVIFSRLWPKVIGIQSNLEQVASTIHAFKSLNALREECNAAREVLSDLKKTKAMRIALNKGIQCEGVYFRYDISISTFALKNINIRIPANQMTAIVGPSGAGKSTLVDILMGLHSPEDGKVLIDDKPITDELLILLRKSISYVPQEPFLFNMSIKENFKMINPEVTTEQIWKTLELTAAEEFVRKLPNGLDTEIGDRGIKLSGGERQRLVMARALSKNPNILILDEATSALDSENESIIQETIEQLKGKMTIIVIAHRLSTIRNADQIIVVEDGEVIQSGKFRQLENDSSGIFNRLLKKQADRLSS, from the coding sequence ATGAAACACTTCTTGTATTATATACAACGATTATTTACCTACTCTGGCAGCATCCTCTATTGGAATATTGTTGGAATGGCATTAATTGGTTTTATAGAAGGGCTCAGTGTATTGCTGCTAGTTCCCTTACTTAGCGAGAGCGGGGTAATGAATTTAGACCTCGAAATCTATACTGGCCCCATTGGCTTCTGGGAATCCATGCCTAATGCTTTGAAATTTCCTTTCATCCTGCTCACTTACGTAATATTAATTACTGGACAAAATTTGGTGGATAGAAACTTAAATATAAGGAATGTCAAGATTGCGCATGGATTTATAGGGAAAATAAGAATAGACACATATAATGCATTATTAAATGCTAATTGGGGATTTTTCACAAGAAAAAGAAAATCTGATCTGATCAATATTATGACGATTGAATTGGCAAGAGTTTCGGGAGGAGTATACCAGTTTATTCAGCTATTAACCACAATTATATTTAGTATTATTCAAATTGGCTTCGCCCTCTGGTTATCTGCAAAGATGACAGTATTCGTTATTTTCAGTGGGCTAATATTATCATTGGTTTCTCGGAAATTTATTAAACAAGCGAAAAAGCTAGGCAGAAAAACTTCATTGTTATCCCAGAAATACTTAGCAGGGATTACAGATCAATTAAATGGCATCAAGGATATAAAAAGCAACGCGTTAGAAGAGACGCAAATGAGCTGGCTTCAATCAGTAGTTCAAGGAATGTATTCAGAGCAAGTCGAGTATATAAATAATAAAATTTCTTCTCAGCTATTTTATAAAATCTCCTCAGCTATTCTTATAGCGATATTTATTTTTTTCTCTGTAAAGATGTTCAATTCGCAGCCATCCCAGTTCTTATTAATTATTGTGATTTTCTCTCGCCTGTGGCCGAAAGTAATCGGAATTCAATCTAACCTAGAACAAGTAGCATCAACAATTCACGCCTTTAAGTCATTAAATGCCCTTCGGGAAGAATGTAATGCAGCAAGAGAAGTTTTATCTGATTTGAAAAAAACTAAGGCAATGCGAATCGCTTTGAATAAGGGGATCCAATGCGAGGGTGTTTATTTTAGATACGATATTTCAATTTCAACCTTTGCTTTGAAAAATATTAATATAAGAATTCCAGCAAATCAAATGACAGCAATAGTAGGCCCATCAGGTGCGGGAAAGAGTACATTGGTTGATATTTTAATGGGTCTTCATTCGCCTGAAGACGGGAAGGTCTTAATAGATGACAAGCCAATTACAGATGAGCTGTTAATTTTATTAAGAAAATCTATTAGTTATGTTCCACAGGAGCCCTTTTTGTTCAATATGAGTATAAAAGAGAATTTTAAAATGATTAATCCGGAAGTAACAACGGAACAAATATGGAAGACGTTGGAATTAACAGCTGCTGAAGAATTTGTCAGGAAATTACCTAATGGGCTCGATACAGAAATAGGGGATAGGGGAATTAAGCTTTCCGGTGGAGAACGGCAAAGGCTAGTAATGGCAAGAGCCCTTAGTAAGAATCCGAATATTTTAATCCTTGACGAAGCTACCAGTGCATTAGATTCAGAAAATGAATCAATAATTCAAGAGACAATCGAACAACTAAAAGGAAAGATGACAATAATAGTTATAGCCCATCGCTTGTCGACAATAAGGAATGCGGATCAAATAATCGTAGTGGAGGATGGAGAAGTCATCCAGAGTGGAAAGTTTCGTCAACTTGAAAATGATTCCTCAGGTATTTTTAACAGATTATTAAAAAAGCAAGCTGATCGCTTGTCATCATAA
- a CDS encoding Wzz/FepE/Etk N-terminal domain-containing protein, giving the protein MSNTKKGIAKEINLKEIFSVIKKRLWIIAIITAFASIAGYLYGEKDITLLYQSSARIIIGKEADMNTLQVILKDPVVLEKVVEKLDLNRSPESLANQINVGILDDSKVVNISVIDTDPNRAAEIANTTAEEFKTEITRLLDFSDMEIFSPAKINSTPINEEKSKSGIIGLVFGLFAGIGFVFFLDSLDDTVRSQKDVEDYLGLPVVGRISKMTKKNIKKQSIHPIDFPRGDSGVPK; this is encoded by the coding sequence ATGAGTAATACGAAAAAAGGGATAGCCAAAGAAATAAATCTTAAAGAAATTTTTTCTGTCATTAAAAAACGTCTTTGGATCATTGCTATCATAACTGCCTTTGCATCAATTGCCGGATATTTATATGGGGAAAAGGATATCACTCTTCTGTATCAATCTTCGGCACGGATCATTATAGGCAAGGAAGCGGATATGAATACTTTGCAGGTTATATTGAAAGATCCGGTTGTCTTAGAGAAGGTAGTTGAGAAGCTGGATTTGAATCGAAGTCCAGAGTCTCTAGCCAATCAGATTAATGTTGGTATTCTTGATGACTCTAAGGTCGTAAATATAAGCGTGATAGATACCGATCCTAATCGGGCAGCTGAAATCGCCAATACGACAGCGGAGGAGTTTAAGACTGAGATAACCAGACTGCTTGACTTTAGTGACATGGAGATATTTTCACCAGCAAAAATCAATTCCACCCCTATTAATGAGGAAAAAAGCAAATCGGGAATTATCGGACTGGTTTTTGGTCTATTTGCAGGTATAGGATTCGTTTTCTTTTTGGATTCACTAGATGATACTGTCAGATCCCAGAAGGATGTAGAGGATTATCTTGGTCTCCCTGTAGTAGGAAGGATTTCAAAAATGACTAAAAAGAATATTAAGAAGCAAAGTATTCATCCCATTGACTTCCCGCGAGGTGATTCCGGTGTTCCGAAGTAA
- a CDS encoding CpsD/CapB family tyrosine-protein kinase encodes MFRSKRRSANANQKRNLIVYSNPDSIIAEQFRTLRTNIHFLTGGKKSILLLTSPGSSEGKSTAAANLALSMAQQKEKVLLIDANLRDPNIHYIFKISNGKGLADVLSGQEELRDAVYKTEIGNLAILTSGQLDSNPAELLGSESMQKLFQKALEEYDYIFIDSPPVLDVTDTKLLANKSDGVILVIGEGRTAIEKASEAKKALEFAKAKIYGVILNET; translated from the coding sequence GTGTTCCGAAGTAAACGAAGGTCAGCAAATGCAAATCAAAAAAGAAATTTGATTGTTTATTCCAATCCAGATTCCATCATAGCTGAACAATTTAGAACGCTGCGTACCAATATTCACTTCTTGACTGGCGGCAAAAAGAGTATCTTGCTCCTGACATCACCTGGCTCGAGTGAAGGAAAATCCACAGCTGCAGCGAACCTTGCTTTATCTATGGCGCAGCAAAAAGAAAAAGTGTTGCTAATTGATGCTAATCTAAGGGATCCAAATATACACTATATATTTAAAATTTCTAACGGTAAGGGATTAGCGGATGTATTATCTGGTCAAGAAGAATTAAGGGATGCTGTATATAAAACTGAAATAGGGAACTTGGCCATATTAACAAGCGGCCAGCTTGATTCTAATCCGGCTGAATTACTTGGTTCAGAATCCATGCAGAAATTATTCCAAAAGGCATTAGAAGAATACGATTATATCTTTATCGATTCCCCACCTGTATTGGATGTGACAGACACAAAATTACTAGCGAATAAAAGTGATGGTGTAATCCTGGTTATAGGTGAAGGAAGAACAGCCATTGAAAAAGCGTCGGAAGCTAAAAAGGCATTAGAGTTCGCTAAAGCTAAAATTTATGGCGTCATATTGAATGAGACATAG
- a CDS encoding nucleoside-diphosphate sugar epimerase/dehydratase translates to MTYKQRLSLFIIIDSAIVLAAIFFSHLLVRGTIDTSPFFYLVSATAILLSHHLFSFKFKLYKKAWEYASIGELILIFKIASASILTAAIFHGVLLNEVFIRRLSVTWLLLVLFIGGSRFCWRIYRDLYLSRLSYSDRTLIIGAGSAGTMVARQLLKSNESDLQPVGFIDDDVKKHHLDIMGIPVFGGVGEIEEIVKQLKVTNIVIAIPSLSRKELNVIFQECIKTDAKTQILPMLEDLMTGKLSVNQFRDVQVEDLLGREPVVLNDDKISEDITNKVVLVTGAGGSIGSEICRQIAQFNPEKLVLLGHGENSIYSIEMELKESFRGSKIEFISVIAEIQDAKKMMSVMETFQPDVVYHAAAHKHVPLMERNPEEAVKNNMIGTLNVANAASWHGVKTFVMISSDKAVNPTSVMGATKRLAEMIVHHMDESSNTKFVAVRFGNVLGSRGSVIPLFKKQIEKGGPVTVTHPDMVRYFMTIPEASRLVIQAGALAHGGEIFVLDMGEPVKIVDLAKNLIKLSGYSVEEIGIEYTGTRPGEKLYEELLKDDEVGEHQVHPKIYVGKTSELYISEIEEIIGTFLSMEKEELRDRLIALANNKFANSQVMSISV, encoded by the coding sequence ATGACCTATAAGCAGAGGCTTTCATTATTTATCATTATTGATTCTGCAATTGTCCTGGCAGCGATTTTCTTTAGTCATTTACTTGTACGCGGGACAATCGATACGTCGCCATTCTTTTATTTAGTAAGTGCAACAGCCATTTTATTAAGTCATCATTTATTTTCTTTTAAATTCAAACTCTATAAAAAAGCCTGGGAATATGCCAGTATTGGAGAGTTAATCCTCATCTTTAAAATAGCATCTGCTTCGATTCTGACCGCAGCTATTTTCCACGGAGTTCTACTTAATGAAGTTTTTATAAGAAGGTTATCCGTAACATGGCTACTGTTGGTTTTGTTCATCGGGGGATCTCGGTTTTGTTGGAGGATTTACAGAGATTTATATTTAAGTCGGTTATCATATAGCGACAGGACACTAATTATTGGTGCAGGTTCCGCCGGGACAATGGTTGCAAGGCAGCTGCTGAAAAGCAATGAATCTGACCTTCAGCCTGTTGGTTTTATCGATGATGATGTCAAAAAGCATCACTTGGACATAATGGGCATACCAGTCTTTGGAGGAGTCGGAGAAATCGAGGAGATTGTTAAGCAATTAAAAGTTACTAATATTGTCATTGCGATTCCATCGTTAAGCAGGAAGGAACTTAATGTCATTTTTCAAGAATGTATAAAAACGGATGCAAAAACGCAAATCCTGCCAATGCTGGAGGATCTTATGACCGGCAAGCTATCTGTAAACCAATTTCGCGATGTTCAGGTGGAAGATTTACTGGGAAGAGAACCTGTCGTGTTAAATGACGACAAAATTTCTGAGGATATCACAAACAAAGTAGTGCTAGTTACTGGTGCCGGAGGTTCAATCGGGTCTGAAATTTGCAGGCAGATTGCTCAATTTAATCCTGAAAAATTAGTTCTTTTAGGACACGGTGAGAACAGTATCTATTCAATTGAAATGGAACTTAAAGAAAGTTTTAGAGGTTCAAAGATTGAATTCATTTCCGTAATTGCTGAAATCCAGGATGCCAAAAAAATGATGTCCGTGATGGAGACATTCCAGCCGGATGTTGTCTATCATGCTGCTGCCCATAAACATGTGCCGTTAATGGAGCGCAATCCTGAAGAAGCAGTAAAAAATAATATGATTGGTACTTTGAATGTAGCAAATGCTGCCAGCTGGCATGGAGTGAAAACATTCGTGATGATTTCATCCGATAAAGCGGTTAACCCAACAAGCGTGATGGGCGCCACAAAGAGGCTAGCGGAGATGATTGTTCACCATATGGATGAGAGCAGTAACACAAAATTTGTCGCAGTCAGGTTTGGAAATGTTCTTGGCAGCCGAGGAAGTGTGATACCACTTTTCAAAAAACAAATTGAAAAAGGCGGGCCGGTGACAGTAACGCATCCAGATATGGTGCGTTACTTCATGACGATTCCTGAGGCATCAAGGCTGGTGATTCAAGCCGGAGCTCTGGCGCACGGAGGAGAAATCTTCGTGCTGGATATGGGTGAACCTGTAAAAATAGTAGACCTGGCCAAAAACTTGATAAAGCTGTCAGGTTATTCTGTTGAAGAAATCGGAATAGAATATACAGGAACACGGCCTGGTGAAAAGCTATATGAAGAGCTTTTGAAGGATGATGAAGTGGGCGAACATCAAGTGCATCCAAAAATCTATGTAGGAAAAACATCAGAATTATATATATCCGAGATAGAAGAGATTATCGGCACCTTCTTAAGTATGGAAAAAGAAGAATTGAGAGATCGTTTGATAGCATTAGCTAATAATAAGTTTGCGAATTCTCAGGTTATGTCAATTTCAGTTTAG